Sequence from the Paenibacillus tundrae genome:
AGGGAGCGATGGTTTTCCAGAAACTGAAACCTTAGCTCTTTGGTTTGCTGAAGATGTGCACTGCTTTTTTTACAATAGCCAGTTCCTCTTGCGTGTCCGCAAGCGTATGCTCTTTCTCTTGAAGTAACCGGCGCATTTCTTTAAGCTCTGCTTCCAGTTCTTTCACTCGATCTACGCTAGCTACGGGCTCATGTTTAAGTTCGCGATACTTGCCCATCCACTGGTGTAATGTACTTTTTGGAATGTTGAGTTCTTCTGCCAAGTCTCCGAGTGTCTTGGTCTGTTCTTGGATAAATTTTACCGTTTGTTTCTTAAATTCTTCATTGTATCGTTGCCGCTGTTCTCCCATGTGGACACACCTCCGTTAGCCTTATTATCCTTCTGTCCGTTATTGGGTGTCCACTTTTTATTCTAGCTCCACTGAGTTCGTTAGATTTTTGCGGATGGGCATTGAAGGCGCTTGAAGTGAGTACTTTTAACTCCAGTCGGGAACCACTTAAGTCACTTTA
This genomic interval carries:
- a CDS encoding transposase → MGEQRQRYNEEFKKQTVKFIQEQTKTLGDLAEELNIPKSTLHQWMGKYRELKHEPVASVDRVKELEAELKEMRRLLQEKEHTLADTQEELAIVKKAVHIFSKPKS